The following is a genomic window from Triplophysa dalaica isolate WHDGS20190420 chromosome 22, ASM1584641v1, whole genome shotgun sequence.
TTCATCTccatgtatgtttatttataattgtatatgtTCCATGTACAACGTGTTAACGTGAGAACTATGGGCTACAAATGAATATAggctaaaattattttaaagttgaaatataaataaatccgCTATTATACAGTTATGTTATATTAAGGTATATCTGGTTAATGGTTAAAAGATCACGTAATTTGAGTAATAAGAATTTCTCATCATTAAGTGACTTTGAAATACAGTGAGCATTTTCAATAATCCTAAAACTTGGCACAGCTTTTTTCAAGTTGAGCACagttgtgatttattttacagtgacGTCAATAGATAATAGTTCACTTACTTCGACACGCAATGAGTCGTACATGTACTGTAATTGCAGAGATATAACTCAACCATGTTTAGAATTTACgtcttaaaaacaacaatttggAATGCTAAAAAAGTCTCATATTTGGTTTCAATATAATCAGTAAAACGCGTTTTCCTGTCTCCGGCAGTCAGAGTCATCTGCAAAAGTTCCTTCACTGTCGGACGATGCAGTTATAAAGTAAAACAGTTTGTTGGATCAAATAGTTAAAGCCTATATACAAACGGAGCAAACGGTTGCACACTTTACTGCGTGTGTGGCTTTCAACGCCAAACTGCGGCGTGTGAGGAAAGGCGAGAGCGCTGCGCAGAATCTGCATTCGTCCGGTTCCCACGGTACAGCTGCTTTGCTTGTCACTCGGGTTCCTGCTTTGCGCATGCGCAGACCAGTCTGAAACGTTCCGTTGACTTGATCGCGCATGCGTGACGCAGAGAATTTGGTACACTTGAGCCCGACACACACCTCTGTAGACGCGCACAGGAAGTCGTACAGGCTTTTCATCACGTCTTATTGCTTATCACCTAAAACAGCTTTCATGGTTTATTCACAAGTCCTAAAATGTCATCAAAAAGGAGAAATGGGTTTCGTTTTCCTGTTCAAAACAATAAAGAGAGCTCACTGCCATTTGGTGCAGACACGTACAGTGAACTATAAACAATGCTAAAATCCAAGTTGATTAAAGGAGGAAAAGGaccaatttgacatttttagccATATAAGTCTGAAGAAAACTtatcaatgttttattataaacgAGTGTTTTCCCATCATCATTATGAACGGGGTTTAATACGTACAAACAAGTCCCCAAAATTGACAACTAATGATAGCAAAACAGTGAATATAATcgtatttttattgttgttttgtgtaaacCTACAACAACGTGTTGAGTCTAAGTAAAATAGTACTTATCCGAAATGATTAAGTTTATCagtaaaacataacatttaaacgTCTACACACAATTACTTTGGTAACTTTACGCACGATTGTCACGTAACTGCAATTGTAAACGTGCAGCACTTGCTATATTAAAGATCATGTTAACCCAAGTAGCATGCTTGGCCAGTTAGCCACGCCCCGTTCTCTCTTTTAACGTTTGAATACGCCCCCAAGCCAACCTCGCAGCCAATCGGCTTCGCCCAACCCCTCCCATTTCACAATTCGTGATTCTATAGAGACGCATTGTTATGCAAAACAGCTCGTCTAAAATATCCCCCTGGCAACGCAGTCCTGGGCAGAGAATCACCGGGACCGCTCGACGGACGCACACTAGCGGGCAGTTTTTGTTGAGTCTCGTCTACCCGTCCGAACGTCAAGAGGCAAGTACCGAATCTGTTCTTGTTCAACGTCAATATTGTCGATATATTTACCGTGTAACCGTCATGTAAACAGCgcctgtgtttgtttcagtCAGCCAAGTGAAGTTCAGCGGGACGCGAGAGACGCTTCCAGAGGTAACTTACCTCAGACATCTTCAAATCTAACGGCCCCCCAATGCGCTCAACCGGAGATACGGCCGTTCACACGCCTCCTCTCTCGCAGTAAAACACGTCATTCTGCCACAACCTGGTGCAGctactgagagagagagacacgggAGACTTACAACTTGTGGAGCACTTAAACATTTCTCGTTAGGTCTTTGGATATACTCGCCATTTACACGCCGAGTGCGTCGTCCACGCGTCCTTTTTGGAGTCTAGTACCAAAAGCGCTCAAATTGGTTTTAGTTTCGTAAAGCTGAAGGCTGTGCAAAGCATCATGAGCCAGGGGGATATAGCGACGTGCTCGGCTCCTCAGAGAGTCTTCCAGGAGGCGGTGAAGCAGGGCAACACGAAAGAGCTCCATTCGCTGCTCCAGAACATGACCAACTGCGAGTTTAACGTCAACTCCTTCGGGCCCGAGGGACAGACGGCGCTGCATCAGTCGGTCATCGACGGCAACCTGGAGCTGGTGAAACTGCTGGTGAAATTCGGAGCTGACATTCGGCTGGCGAACCGGGAGGGTTGGAGCGCGTTGCACATCGCCGCTTTCGGGGGACATCAAGACATCGTGTTATACCTCATCACCAAGGCTAAGTACTCGTCCGGCGCGCGGTGATCCGATCCGATCCGCTGGCGGGTAAAGACTCGAGGAAACATCGGGCTCGTTTCGCTCCTGTCGTTGATTTGGCAAGCTTGCAGTTCCCTCGTACCTTAAACCAAATGAGGGGATGTCGCCGTGTTCTTTCCCGCGAGTCGCCTATGTGGTCAACCGTGGCTCAGTGGAACTGAAACGCGCGTTGGTACTATAGCTTTTCTTGAATGTTTAAGTCATCGGATCCGGACTGCGTGGCTTTGCCGCCGCTGGAGATGTATCGAGATGGCACTTGATGCGGTGGCCGAATGCTGGAATATTTGAAAGGGAAAGCGGTGAACTGCAGAACAAGGGCCATCCTCTGTTTTGGCTAAACACTGTCTTTTAATACGAACCTTTTCCATCAATCAAATCACGCTTCACGTGGCGGCGTTTGCGATCGGCGCTGAAACGCGTCTACGACGTAACAATGACTTATTCGTAAGTACTGTACACATAGCTTTACTGTGTCTTCCCGTAAAAGTAGTCCATTGCGCTCTGCCTTCACCCAGCAGATGGCTTTTACACAGCTTTCAGGCCAGTGCGACCCATGTCTATGGTTAACGTGTTACTAAAAATCGCTGCTTTCGCTTTTTTGTATCAAAACGTCAGGAAAGTCGCATTTGGGACACACTTTATAATCTTCTTCAGTATTTGTATTAACACCCTGGTTATCACTGTGAATACAGGCtgggtttgtttttttatttatgaaggTACAGTGagatgcatttaaattatgttgtggttatttttaagaatatagcCTATTTGTAAAAGTATGTAGGGTGACCTAAAGCTGCTTCGGACTCGTTACAGGCTAAACTGTCCCGTGTGGAGACTCCGCGCCACGGCTCCCCCGCGCCCCCCCACGTGTACACTAAAGCCCCCTTTTTTTTCCCGGGAAAGGCGTCCTCTGCAACTTCTTTTTCTGGTTCTCTGCATCAGCTACCTCGACTTGAAAGTATTCAACATTTTCAGATGCTCTCTTTCTGAAGccttctcttttttttcagtgctcTGGAGATTATTGGTCAACaatattgcatatttttaaatcttcacTCGGGACAATTAATCTCCAAGAACCAAAATGAGATCAGTTGGTTATTCGCAACGTGGTGAATTTCTTTTTCACTTGCCAAGCATGGTTGAGACGttatacatgttttataatTGACATTGTAAATTG
Proteins encoded in this region:
- the nrarpa gene encoding notch-regulated ankyrin repeat-containing protein A, which codes for MSQGDIATCSAPQRVFQEAVKQGNTKELHSLLQNMTNCEFNVNSFGPEGQTALHQSVIDGNLELVKLLVKFGADIRLANREGWSALHIAAFGGHQDIVLYLITKAKYSSGAR